From Synergistaceae bacterium, one genomic window encodes:
- a CDS encoding twin-arginine translocase TatA/TatE family subunit, with translation MNLGMGEIALLIVLLLALFGAKRLPEVGRAAGTAIREFKSALNANAPDSPKGSDSQKAESHKAEGGGDGNA, from the coding sequence TTGAATCTTGGAATGGGCGAAATAGCCCTGTTGATCGTTTTGCTGCTGGCGCTTTTCGGCGCGAAACGCTTGCCGGAGGTAGGTCGCGCCGCTGGAACCGCTATTCGGGAGTTCAAATCGGCTCTTAACGCCAATGCTCCTGACAGCCCGAAGGGGTCCGACAGCCAGAAGGCCGAATCCCATAAAGCGGAGGGCGGCGGTGACGGAAACGCCTGA
- a CDS encoding 4Fe-4S binding protein, which yields MTTTAKRKRLGYRLLSWVRLCFALGVLILFLRVFTSSLLQWRDPRVVLMNAQLSGALARGAFGLTVVVGLGVATLFGRWYCGVLCPLGTLQEVVRRAARPGRLGKMNRYITPLRVRYVLPFLVGVGFFLDITAFFTLMDPITNFGHGVRGVFILITEGLAAVSPLVWGDLAVFAVILAFAALRGRRFCDWCPVGTLLGLCARVAPFGMKLHRETCVSCGSCERACPMNCIESKSKTLDQGRCVLCLSCVGSCSFGALDYGFIPLAERSLVSQKNMERRAFLLRMRSAFIHIGGIVYLAGPILRNVRNRAPDHFSGSDAAGFIDRILPPGAVSLSHCSSRCIGCLACVSACPVGIIRTDQDTRPQLDYTYGYCQYNCTECGRVCPTGALLSLSRDGKRQTRVALSNLTLPNCVVVTRRQSCGACAEVCPTHALRMVPLGDGSSLTIPHFDFDYCIGCGGCLNVCPAEPKVFTVTGVSPQTLTPGIRPPEPPDKPSLPAVVGNDFPF from the coding sequence ATGACGACAACAGCAAAACGGAAGCGCCTGGGTTACAGACTTTTATCCTGGGTACGTTTGTGTTTTGCCCTAGGCGTTTTGATCCTGTTCCTCCGAGTTTTCACATCCTCTCTTTTACAGTGGCGAGACCCGCGCGTCGTCCTGATGAACGCGCAGCTTTCTGGTGCACTGGCGCGCGGCGCGTTCGGACTCACGGTTGTGGTCGGCCTTGGAGTGGCCACCTTGTTCGGGCGCTGGTATTGTGGTGTTCTCTGTCCTTTGGGGACGCTTCAAGAGGTGGTCCGAAGAGCGGCCAGACCGGGACGTTTGGGAAAAATGAACAGGTATATCACCCCTTTGCGGGTTCGGTATGTGTTGCCTTTCTTGGTGGGCGTGGGATTCTTTTTGGATATTACCGCTTTCTTCACCCTTATGGACCCGATCACGAACTTCGGGCATGGGGTACGAGGAGTTTTTATCCTTATTACGGAAGGATTAGCGGCCGTGAGCCCTTTAGTTTGGGGCGATCTGGCCGTTTTCGCCGTTATTTTGGCTTTTGCCGCTTTAAGGGGACGCCGCTTCTGCGACTGGTGCCCTGTGGGAACGCTTCTCGGCCTATGCGCCCGCGTAGCGCCTTTCGGCATGAAACTCCACCGAGAAACCTGCGTTTCCTGTGGCAGTTGTGAGCGGGCTTGCCCCATGAACTGCATCGAATCCAAGAGCAAAACACTGGACCAGGGTCGATGCGTGTTGTGTCTTAGCTGCGTGGGCTCTTGTTCTTTCGGTGCGCTGGACTATGGCTTCATCCCTTTGGCGGAAAGATCACTGGTATCCCAAAAGAACATGGAGCGCCGAGCGTTTCTTCTGCGGATGAGAAGCGCTTTCATTCATATAGGAGGCATTGTCTACCTAGCCGGGCCGATTCTACGCAACGTGAGAAACCGAGCGCCCGACCATTTCTCCGGCTCCGACGCCGCCGGTTTTATCGACAGGATTCTACCCCCTGGGGCGGTGAGCCTCTCCCATTGTTCCTCTCGCTGTATCGGTTGCCTGGCCTGCGTTTCGGCTTGTCCCGTGGGGATCATACGGACCGACCAAGACACCCGACCTCAACTGGATTACACTTACGGTTATTGCCAGTATAACTGTACGGAGTGCGGGCGCGTCTGCCCCACAGGAGCTCTACTCTCGCTGTCCCGCGACGGCAAGCGGCAGACACGCGTCGCTTTGTCGAACCTCACGCTCCCCAACTGCGTGGTCGTCACTCGACGTCAGTCCTGCGGCGCCTGCGCGGAAGTGTGCCCGACCCATGCCCTGCGGATGGTTCCTCTAGGCGACGGTTCTTCTTTGACCATTCCCCATTTCGACTTCGACTACTGCATCGGGTGTGGAGGTTGCTTGAACGTCTGCCCGGCGGAACCCAAGGTCTTTACGGTAACGGGAGTTTCACCACAAACCCTGACGCCGGGAATACGTCCCCCGGAACCGCCGGACAAACCATCACTGCCGGCAGTCGTGGGGAACGATTTCCCGTTTTAG
- a CDS encoding DUF362 domain-containing protein, whose translation MERREFLKKSLTLGLGAGVLFLPRGLRGGVSRALADQSWPDLVALRGASPEVMFERGVAALGGMGRFVKSGQTVVVKPNISWDVAENAAANTSPALVARVIKHCLDAGAKRVLVVDHSIEYWESSWNTSGIAAAVKSSGGTHAPAESAGYYQKIGLAGSVLKETRIHEALLECDTLISVPVLKHHGGAGVSIAMKNLMGCVWNRGEYHSKGLQACIADFLHARKPDLSIVDAYRVITRHGPRGGSLEDVAEMNAQILSPDVVAADAASARLLGREPSEIGHIRLAAEAGFGQIDLTKLKIERLVL comes from the coding sequence ATGGAACGACGTGAATTTTTAAAAAAATCTTTGACCCTCGGACTTGGGGCTGGAGTGCTATTTCTGCCTAGAGGACTCCGAGGTGGCGTATCACGAGCCCTGGCCGATCAGAGTTGGCCCGATCTGGTGGCGCTGAGGGGGGCGTCGCCCGAGGTGATGTTCGAGCGAGGCGTCGCGGCGCTTGGAGGCATGGGACGGTTCGTGAAGTCCGGGCAGACCGTTGTGGTCAAACCCAACATCTCCTGGGATGTGGCGGAAAACGCCGCGGCCAACACCTCCCCCGCCTTGGTGGCCAGAGTAATAAAGCACTGTCTGGATGCGGGAGCCAAGCGGGTCCTGGTGGTGGACCACTCGATAGAGTACTGGGAAAGTTCTTGGAACACCAGCGGCATCGCCGCGGCCGTCAAGTCTTCCGGCGGAACTCATGCCCCAGCGGAAAGCGCGGGGTATTATCAGAAGATCGGTTTGGCGGGTTCTGTGTTGAAGGAGACTCGAATCCACGAAGCGCTTCTGGAGTGCGACACGTTGATCAGCGTCCCCGTGTTGAAACACCACGGCGGCGCGGGGGTCAGCATTGCCATGAAAAACCTGATGGGCTGCGTTTGGAACCGAGGAGAGTACCACTCCAAGGGCCTTCAAGCCTGTATCGCGGATTTTCTCCATGCCCGCAAACCTGACCTAAGCATAGTGGACGCTTACCGGGTCATCACGCGCCACGGACCTAGAGGCGGCTCCCTGGAGGATGTGGCCGAGATGAACGCCCAGATCCTCTCTCCCGACGTCGTGGCCGCGGATGCCGCGTCGGCAAGACTGTTAGGACGCGAACCATCAGAAATCGGACACATTCGCTTGGCCGCCGAGGCTGGATTTGGACAGATCGATCTAACAAAATTGAAAATCGAGCGACTGGTCCTATAG
- a CDS encoding SH3 domain-containing protein, whose translation MRWIVLALALGAAIMSLIHGVFEILSSSGSVAGVPLEASGGAFTGFTIFLLGVSTIFALVGGVLAFNRRRVGGIFLLVASLICFFAHPNVRHYGVIYFLGGVATFFLRRDSEEDYDEDEDDEEINDEDYEKNEESEEDDEDDNQDEEDDDDYPRGRPARKKERGRFRLFSFGRKGSQGNKASKGSKERDVKIKPKEAYNLEKENLVKLNDSLKSRSSKVCPVCGASVGINHKFCYNCGAQLYTTSLDPTPSYDLLSSPTIMSLEEENLRESASTAPPFKDFQPVFPSDTSPRSGVTQEPEWDDQQEDMNEDEDEEEESAETRGSQEKETSSPYPHRVFVKSTEEEQPILKRPLIINPDRSYREFSDYTRRRKRRRHSLARRVVGLSILALAVGGSVWFLLGLGRVPDSDFEPDPIISLIPEPPDPYPNLGDNLENPVLPAVQIIPPSRGVVTGTNVNIRPDHSVSGTVITRLNANTRVEILSSWEGTSGSLTGPWFQVRMGGREGWIYGQYLQPLDGRESTLPEGYTTSLLKSLGSSKEDLARELGQPTRQTSTTLTWTGLAVNFRGDSEITRLQITNARHVLLNGLAVGMADDALYRNVGYPSDYRSGQLRYIENGNQGISVRMQNGRVMAITVGNI comes from the coding sequence ATGCGTTGGATAGTGTTGGCTTTGGCTCTTGGCGCGGCTATCATGTCGCTGATTCATGGAGTGTTTGAAATATTATCCTCTTCCGGAAGCGTGGCGGGAGTCCCATTGGAAGCGTCCGGCGGTGCTTTCACAGGTTTTACGATTTTTCTGCTGGGCGTCTCCACCATTTTCGCGCTTGTTGGAGGAGTGTTGGCCTTCAATCGGCGTCGCGTCGGAGGAATCTTCCTTCTTGTGGCGTCCTTGATCTGCTTTTTTGCCCATCCCAACGTTCGCCACTATGGAGTGATCTATTTTCTGGGAGGGGTAGCGACCTTTTTCCTCCGTAGAGACTCTGAAGAGGATTATGACGAGGACGAGGATGACGAAGAAATCAACGACGAAGACTATGAAAAAAATGAAGAAAGCGAAGAAGATGATGAAGATGACAACCAAGACGAGGAAGATGATGATGATTATCCCCGCGGGCGTCCGGCTCGGAAAAAGGAGCGGGGACGTTTTCGGCTGTTTTCGTTCGGCAGAAAAGGCAGCCAAGGTAATAAAGCTAGTAAAGGTAGTAAAGAACGCGACGTGAAGATCAAACCTAAGGAAGCGTATAACCTAGAGAAGGAAAACCTCGTAAAACTGAACGACTCGCTGAAGAGCAGATCTTCCAAAGTGTGTCCCGTTTGCGGGGCCAGTGTCGGAATCAATCACAAATTTTGTTACAACTGCGGGGCGCAACTATACACGACATCTCTGGATCCCACTCCCTCTTACGACCTACTCTCTTCCCCCACGATCATGTCTCTGGAAGAAGAAAACCTGCGGGAAAGCGCATCGACCGCCCCGCCCTTCAAAGATTTTCAGCCGGTTTTCCCCTCCGACACGTCGCCCAGATCCGGCGTAACACAGGAGCCGGAGTGGGACGACCAACAGGAAGATATGAATGAGGACGAAGACGAGGAAGAAGAGAGTGCCGAGACAAGGGGAAGCCAGGAGAAGGAAACTTCGTCTCCTTACCCCCATCGAGTTTTTGTCAAGTCGACGGAGGAGGAACAGCCCATTCTTAAACGCCCATTGATCATCAATCCCGATCGCTCATACCGGGAATTTTCCGATTATACGCGGCGGCGTAAACGAAGACGCCATTCGTTGGCTCGGCGTGTCGTGGGCCTTTCGATCCTCGCCTTGGCCGTGGGAGGTTCGGTGTGGTTCCTGCTGGGTCTGGGTCGGGTCCCTGATAGCGATTTCGAACCTGATCCTATCATAAGCCTCATCCCGGAGCCTCCTGACCCCTACCCCAATCTCGGTGATAATCTGGAGAACCCAGTTTTGCCGGCGGTGCAAATTATTCCACCATCACGAGGGGTGGTGACAGGAACCAACGTCAACATCCGGCCGGATCATTCGGTTTCCGGTACGGTCATCACCAGGTTGAACGCGAACACGCGGGTGGAGATACTGAGTTCTTGGGAGGGAACTTCAGGTAGCCTTACGGGGCCTTGGTTCCAGGTCCGCATGGGAGGCCGAGAAGGTTGGATTTATGGACAGTACCTCCAGCCCTTGGACGGGCGGGAGAGCACGCTACCCGAAGGTTACACCACTTCTTTGTTGAAATCTCTCGGATCGAGCAAAGAAGATTTGGCGAGAGAACTGGGTCAGCCCACGCGGCAAACGTCGACGACTTTGACCTGGACGGGCCTGGCAGTGAACTTCAGAGGAGACTCGGAGATTACCCGTTTACAAATTACGAACGCCAGGCATGTTTTGCTGAACGGGTTGGCAGTGGGTATGGCCGATGACGCTCTTTACAGAAACGTGGGGTATCCGTCGGATTATAGATCCGGGCAGCTTCGCTATATTGAGAATGGCAACCAGGGCATATCCGTCAGAATGCAGAACGGAAGAGTTATGGCGATCACAGTGGGCAATATATAA
- a CDS encoding ferredoxin produces the protein MKVSLNRDKCIGCSVCCQVCPDVFALNEALGVAKILRSETNEPCAKEAEASCPVSCIRVESKV, from the coding sequence ATGAAAGTTTCTTTAAATCGAGACAAATGTATAGGGTGCAGTGTATGTTGCCAAGTGTGTCCAGATGTTTTCGCCCTGAATGAGGCGCTGGGAGTCGCAAAAATCCTGCGTTCGGAGACGAACGAGCCTTGCGCGAAAGAGGCGGAAGCAAGTTGTCCTGTTAGTTGCATTCGCGTTGAATCAAAGGTATAA
- the tatC gene encoding twin-arginine translocase subunit TatC — protein sequence MTETPEWTSHLEELRKRIIAVFALFFVTTLVSFVFSSRLVTLLTAPLAAFDVELYTFAPAEKFMAYLHLSAWMGAVCTAPFFCLQAALFLWPGLRGREYRYAGGVLFVVPALFVLGAFLCYRFMAPLVFGFFLSFGAGDGVVGLWSLKEYLALLFDLMLAAGFLLQMPLVLLLLLTMGVISPETVACYRPHAIFLIFLLAGILTPPDVVSQVMMGIPLYLLFEGALGLGRILRRNGH from the coding sequence GTGACGGAAACGCCTGAGTGGACATCCCATCTGGAGGAGCTGAGGAAGCGGATCATCGCTGTTTTTGCGTTGTTTTTCGTGACGACTCTCGTGTCGTTTGTTTTTTCCTCGCGCCTCGTCACGCTTTTGACTGCTCCACTGGCAGCCTTTGATGTGGAACTTTACACCTTCGCTCCGGCGGAAAAGTTCATGGCTTATCTCCATCTTTCGGCGTGGATGGGCGCTGTTTGCACCGCGCCATTTTTCTGTCTTCAAGCAGCGCTTTTTCTGTGGCCGGGGTTGAGAGGCCGAGAATATCGTTACGCGGGTGGAGTGCTTTTCGTGGTTCCTGCTCTTTTTGTGTTGGGGGCCTTTCTGTGCTACCGCTTCATGGCTCCGCTGGTGTTTGGGTTTTTTTTGTCCTTCGGCGCGGGGGATGGGGTAGTGGGGCTATGGAGCCTCAAAGAATACCTGGCGCTTTTGTTTGATTTGATGCTGGCGGCAGGATTCCTGCTTCAGATGCCCTTGGTGCTTTTACTGCTTCTGACGATGGGTGTAATTTCGCCCGAAACGGTGGCATGCTACCGACCTCACGCTATTTTTCTGATTTTTTTGCTGGCCGGTATCCTCACCCCACCAGACGTGGTCTCCCAGGTCATGATGGGAATTCCCCTTTACCTTTTATTCGAGGGCGCTCTTGGGCTGGGACGGATATTGAGAAGAAACGGACATTAA
- a CDS encoding HD domain-containing protein has translation MADQKVESKEKRRMTTPEVKKLSKDSTFYVLGVVSRFVQRKDKNDNPFWDISIMDGSGQIEGKIWGNSEWWNIADDMRYKMDPLSDERIRKLEGQTVGAQGKVVEFREQNQYNFNAIYYVDQEKYPPYNFVRRSAIPLEKMEQAFRELIESCGEAMKGFLKYLFFERDFWHAYTTWPAAVSLHHAYVGGLLEHSLAVARSTAGMVQSCRDSGYNVDMDVAIAGALLHDLGKLESYRLSPAPDMTLAGSVVDHIVLGYHRFMTLTEDYARDHGKNREAEKLEKKLDERTALAVGHILVSHHGSREFGSPVLPATPEAMIVSAADELDFKLYCWKEQTSQLDGGKEITDFLPSVQRRLWKVHGVEKVEKVGKKENDTLS, from the coding sequence TTGGCGGATCAAAAAGTAGAATCAAAAGAAAAGCGACGAATGACCACACCGGAGGTTAAAAAATTATCCAAGGATTCGACTTTCTATGTTCTGGGTGTAGTATCCCGTTTTGTACAGCGCAAGGACAAAAACGACAATCCTTTTTGGGATATCTCGATTATGGACGGTTCGGGGCAGATCGAGGGGAAAATCTGGGGAAACTCGGAATGGTGGAACATCGCCGACGACATGAGATACAAGATGGACCCTCTTTCCGACGAACGGATCAGAAAACTTGAAGGACAGACTGTGGGCGCCCAGGGGAAGGTGGTGGAGTTCCGGGAGCAAAACCAATACAACTTCAACGCCATTTATTACGTGGACCAGGAAAAATATCCGCCTTACAATTTCGTCAGGCGATCAGCCATTCCCCTGGAAAAAATGGAACAGGCTTTTCGGGAGCTGATCGAGAGTTGCGGAGAGGCGATGAAGGGTTTTTTGAAGTACCTCTTTTTTGAGCGAGATTTCTGGCATGCTTACACTACATGGCCGGCGGCGGTTTCTCTGCATCACGCTTACGTGGGAGGGCTTCTGGAACATTCTCTGGCTGTAGCTCGATCCACGGCGGGAATGGTTCAAAGCTGCCGGGACAGTGGGTATAATGTGGACATGGATGTAGCGATAGCCGGCGCTCTGCTCCACGACCTGGGCAAGCTGGAGTCTTATCGTCTGTCGCCAGCCCCCGATATGACTTTAGCGGGCAGCGTGGTTGACCATATTGTCTTGGGGTACCATCGCTTTATGACCTTGACGGAAGATTACGCGAGAGATCACGGCAAGAACCGTGAGGCAGAAAAACTGGAGAAAAAACTGGATGAACGGACCGCGTTGGCGGTGGGACATATTCTGGTCAGTCACCACGGAAGCCGAGAATTCGGCTCGCCCGTTCTGCCGGCCACGCCGGAGGCCATGATCGTCTCCGCAGCGGATGAACTTGACTTCAAGCTCTATTGTTGGAAGGAGCAGACGTCCCAATTGGACGGCGGAAAAGAGATCACAGATTTTCTCCCATCGGTTCAGCGGCGTCTGTGGAAAGTCCACGGAGTAGAAAAAGTAGAAAAAGTAGGGAAAAAGGAGAACGATACTCTTTCATGA
- a CDS encoding transposase gives MDGWTCPRCGAKHDRDINVAINIIRVGASTLKVLKEKTQDRFQSAVFVDLRIP, from the coding sequence ATGGACGGATGGACGTGTCCGAGATGCGGGGCGAAACACGACCGAGATATTAATGTGGCTATAAATATTATCAGAGTGGGGGCATCCACTCTTAAAGTCTTAAAGGAGAAGACGCAAGACCGGTTTCAGTCGGCTGTCTTTGTCGATCTTAGAATTCCATGA
- a CDS encoding RluA family pseudouridine synthase codes for MSCKIVLTQDHEGRRLDRTIRSIWPALPLSVIMRAIRKGEVRVDVTRAREGALRVQGGQELYVPWEEPGKETDFFLHTPRHDRPRPLAVLWRDKNIAVIDKPVDLLVQPDVKGGDSVITRVWEIFGFGGPGFAPAAVHRLDRNTTGALVVALSGEALRELERLFKERLVSKRYLAVVVGTLPEKGMIDVPLLKDEANNIVRTGAGKNATTCYERLAAGGGLSLASIKLLTGRTHQARVHMTYAGYPILGDRKYGNIEINRRCGSEAKRPLLHSYELGFPKKLSGTLVDLAGKVFRAPVPGDMATLLRKRGWFLPE; via the coding sequence ATGAGCTGCAAGATCGTTCTCACTCAGGATCACGAAGGGCGCAGGCTGGACCGGACCATCCGCTCGATATGGCCTGCGCTTCCTTTGTCCGTTATCATGCGCGCCATTCGAAAAGGCGAGGTGAGAGTGGACGTCACGCGGGCCAGAGAAGGAGCCCTCCGCGTCCAGGGAGGTCAGGAGCTTTACGTTCCCTGGGAGGAACCGGGAAAAGAGACGGATTTCTTCTTACATACTCCTCGGCACGACCGACCTAGACCCCTGGCAGTTCTGTGGCGCGACAAAAATATCGCGGTGATCGACAAGCCAGTGGACCTTCTGGTTCAACCGGACGTCAAAGGCGGGGACAGCGTCATCACCCGCGTCTGGGAAATATTTGGTTTCGGAGGGCCGGGATTCGCGCCAGCGGCGGTCCACCGTCTGGATCGCAATACGACTGGAGCCTTGGTGGTGGCCCTATCCGGTGAGGCTTTGCGGGAGCTGGAGCGTCTCTTCAAGGAAAGGCTTGTTTCCAAACGTTACTTGGCTGTGGTGGTCGGAACGCTACCGGAAAAAGGAATGATCGACGTTCCTCTTCTCAAAGACGAGGCCAATAATATCGTACGGACGGGCGCAGGCAAAAATGCCACAACATGCTACGAACGCCTGGCCGCAGGAGGAGGGTTATCTCTGGCATCTATCAAACTTTTGACGGGACGCACTCACCAGGCCCGGGTTCATATGACCTACGCGGGATACCCGATTCTTGGGGATAGGAAGTACGGCAATATCGAAATTAACCGTCGCTGCGGTTCCGAGGCCAAACGCCCGCTACTCCACTCTTATGAGCTGGGCTTCCCGAAAAAGTTGTCGGGGACTCTCGTGGACTTAGCGGGCAAAGTCTTCCGAGCGCCCGTTCCGGGTGATATGGCCACTCTTTTGAGGAAACGAGGTTGGTTCTTGCCTGAGTGA